One stretch of Bremerella cremea DNA includes these proteins:
- a CDS encoding ABC transporter permease — protein sequence MTTVELSNEQAQPEPADSPSGWWQKIDERLESLGEYLNPILVKETRQSLKSRQFAITFGLVLITSWIWSVMAIYLRYPGILYSPDGPFLLVGYLDILLFPLVVIIPFSAFRSLASEREDGTFELLSISTLSPRQIITGKLISSIVQMLVYLSALAPCIGFTYLLRGIDIITIVYVISVAVLTSVLLSGFGLVLACITRQRHWQSALSIIVILLFIFSFGSGMSASYSLVYMEANWRMYDESSFWIATFAILTIYASFLHLIIDVASAQITFESENRSAGIRKALLIQHFLIIGWLGYVAIQIPEEAAFLFAITTILCLYWFIAGSYINGEAAVLSPRVKRTIPVFLFDRLWRNWLIPGPDRGYIFVLTGLFSGTATAYSLAWYNTFNGMNISEATHVMIYSLGIMAYTTFYLSAGRLLLRTMNLLFRADIFISALTHFLLLMAAIMVPLGFQVLYNRTMDSSFNHWTNPFWFFVKSMDDGNFVESPDVIMFLFFLSMLAGSLFLINIVLGAAELVPRREKAPRNFVEILPEDEPELDPLRPS from the coding sequence ATGACCACCGTTGAACTGAGCAATGAACAAGCCCAGCCAGAGCCAGCCGATTCGCCCAGCGGATGGTGGCAGAAGATCGACGAGCGTCTGGAAAGCCTAGGAGAATACCTCAATCCTATTTTGGTCAAAGAAACTCGCCAATCACTAAAAAGCCGTCAGTTTGCGATAACGTTTGGCTTGGTGCTAATCACCAGTTGGATCTGGTCGGTGATGGCGATCTACCTTCGCTATCCAGGCATTTTGTATTCGCCTGATGGCCCATTTCTGCTGGTTGGTTATCTCGACATTTTGCTGTTTCCGCTAGTGGTGATCATTCCCTTTTCGGCTTTCCGATCATTGGCTTCCGAACGCGAGGACGGCACCTTCGAGTTGCTTTCAATCTCTACACTTAGTCCACGTCAAATTATCACCGGTAAGCTGATCAGTTCGATTGTGCAAATGCTCGTCTATCTGTCGGCCTTGGCACCATGCATTGGGTTCACCTATTTACTGCGTGGCATCGATATCATCACCATCGTCTACGTTATCAGCGTGGCCGTTTTGACCTCGGTCTTACTCTCCGGCTTCGGGCTGGTGTTGGCTTGCATTACCCGGCAACGCCACTGGCAGTCGGCGTTGTCCATCATTGTAATCCTGCTGTTCATCTTCTCGTTTGGTTCCGGAATGTCGGCCAGCTATTCGTTGGTTTATATGGAAGCCAACTGGCGAATGTACGATGAGTCGAGCTTCTGGATTGCGACCTTTGCCATCCTCACTATTTATGCCAGCTTCCTGCACTTGATCATCGATGTGGCCTCTGCCCAGATCACCTTCGAAAGCGAGAACCGTTCGGCAGGAATTCGCAAGGCCTTATTAATCCAGCATTTTCTGATCATTGGCTGGCTTGGCTACGTTGCCATCCAAATACCAGAAGAAGCAGCATTCCTTTTTGCAATAACCACCATCTTGTGTTTGTACTGGTTTATCGCAGGGTCGTATATCAATGGAGAAGCTGCGGTTCTTTCACCACGTGTGAAACGCACGATCCCAGTGTTTCTCTTCGATCGTCTCTGGCGAAATTGGCTCATCCCAGGGCCCGATCGTGGTTATATTTTTGTTTTGACCGGGCTCTTCAGCGGAACAGCGACGGCCTATTCGCTGGCTTGGTACAACACCTTCAACGGCATGAATATCAGCGAAGCAACGCATGTGATGATCTATAGCTTAGGTATAATGGCTTACACCACCTTCTACCTCAGTGCCGGGCGTCTGCTGCTCAGAACCATGAATCTCTTGTTTCGTGCAGATATTTTCATTTCCGCCCTCACGCACTTCTTACTGTTGATGGCCGCCATCATGGTCCCACTTGGTTTTCAAGTATTATACAATCGGACGATGGATTCATCGTTTAACCATTGGACCAATCCATTCTGGTTCTTTGTTAAGTCCATGGATGACGGCAATTTCGTCGAATCGCCTGACGTCATCATGTTCCTGTTTTTTCTGAGCATGCTGGCCGGCTCTTTGTTCCTTATCAATATCGTACTGGGTGCCGCCGAATTGGTCCCTCGCCGAGAGAAAGCTCCTCGTAACTTCGTCGAGATTCTTCCCGAAGACGAACCGGAACTCGATCCCCTGCGTCCCTCGTAA
- a CDS encoding ABC transporter ATP-binding protein yields the protein MIATRTPVIELRRLHRFFGKTKAVNDVSFEVYQGQVFGYIGPNGAGKTTSMRILATLDLPNAGDALIDGYSVINDPDKVRRRLGFMPDAFGVYANVNCREYLDFFARSYGLRGRERRLAMDKTMEFTGLDVLAEKPISGLSKGMKQRLCLGRSMIHDPAVLILDEPAAGLDPRARIELREMIGRLAKHGKTILVSSHILTELAEMCDVVGIIEQGQLLATGSVADIQRGQLSKSRVRVRILENTNGLADWLTSKEVYDEIVVDGELLHFSHVGERAEEADLLKEMIEAGFRIAEFGARHSSLEDVFLNVTKGRVQ from the coding sequence ATGATCGCGACGCGTACTCCCGTTATCGAACTTCGCCGTCTGCATCGTTTTTTCGGTAAAACGAAAGCGGTCAACGATGTCTCGTTCGAGGTCTATCAAGGCCAAGTGTTTGGCTACATCGGTCCCAACGGCGCCGGCAAGACAACCAGCATGCGCATCTTGGCCACTCTCGATCTACCAAACGCCGGAGACGCCCTGATCGATGGTTACTCAGTAATCAACGATCCCGATAAGGTTCGTCGACGCCTCGGTTTTATGCCGGATGCGTTTGGCGTTTACGCGAACGTCAACTGCCGCGAATATCTCGACTTCTTCGCCCGTTCGTATGGGCTGCGGGGGCGCGAACGTCGGTTGGCGATGGACAAGACCATGGAGTTCACGGGACTCGATGTCTTGGCCGAGAAGCCTATTAGCGGGCTCTCGAAAGGGATGAAGCAGCGGTTGTGCCTGGGGAGGTCGATGATCCATGACCCGGCCGTGCTGATCTTAGATGAACCTGCCGCTGGGCTCGACCCGCGGGCTCGTATCGAGCTGCGCGAAATGATTGGCAGACTCGCCAAGCATGGCAAAACCATTTTGGTCAGCTCGCACATTCTGACCGAACTAGCTGAGATGTGCGATGTGGTCGGCATCATCGAGCAAGGCCAGCTTCTCGCTACCGGCAGCGTGGCAGATATACAGCGTGGACAACTCTCGAAGAGCCGCGTTCGTGTTCGCATCTTAGAAAATACCAACGGGCTGGCCGATTGGCTGACCTCCAAAGAGGTGTACGACGAAATCGTGGTCGATGGCGAACTTCTGCACTTCTCGCATGTCGGCGAACGGGCCGAAGAGGCAGACCTTTTGAAAGAGATGATCGAGGCGGGCTTTCGCATAGCCGAGTTTGGTGCCCGACACTCGAGCCTGGAAGATGTCTTCCTCAACGTTACGAAAGGCCGGGTGCAATGA
- a CDS encoding DUF1570 domain-containing protein produces the protein MLYQRRGLPLNGGVLAVLAFLVSTSTLLAQAKRVTVPDPRAFGLDIPPGLVLHDVKGNVQYRTDDGKTEIGKIHLAIGGNLVVEQPDGKLVTKQISEVKKTEEAFEGMDRKDLERRLKAEHPGFRTFSSRHFIFVYNTSNEFAKGTMRIMESMLPGVSAHAKRQKIEVHDPEVPLVVIMFATEEEYKKFSELPDGVVAFYDTIENHVVMYEKPTETPFKWELYNRQAISTISHEGAHQILHNIGVQQRLSRWPMWISEGIAEYYAPTDFGKRLRWKGAGDINDMRMFELESYLKARDATQADGKMIDDTVAAQRLTSTGYASAWALTHFLASRHKLEFDKFMKRVSETRPMEGALTTDSEGKVTSNRELFQEFFGTDLAGLEREMVQHLKEQPYDHPLKEFRHFVATVRINVNNRVFGTANVFHSQQLANKWQQEQIRKLDATQQQQAQVDMIVLPNRSAAERAAAQWLRSIH, from the coding sequence ATGCTGTATCAACGGCGTGGACTCCCCTTGAACGGGGGTGTCTTGGCAGTTTTGGCGTTTCTGGTTTCAACCTCGACTCTCTTAGCTCAGGCAAAGCGAGTCACCGTGCCTGATCCGCGCGCGTTTGGACTCGATATTCCCCCTGGCCTCGTTCTTCACGACGTGAAGGGAAATGTGCAGTACCGCACCGACGATGGGAAAACCGAGATCGGCAAGATTCATTTGGCGATCGGTGGCAATTTGGTGGTCGAACAGCCAGATGGAAAGCTGGTAACCAAACAGATCTCGGAGGTCAAAAAGACCGAAGAAGCGTTCGAGGGAATGGACCGCAAAGATCTGGAACGCCGCCTCAAAGCCGAGCATCCCGGCTTCCGGACTTTCTCGTCCCGTCACTTTATCTTCGTCTACAACACCTCGAACGAGTTTGCCAAGGGGACGATGCGAATCATGGAATCGATGCTTCCTGGCGTGTCGGCGCACGCCAAACGGCAGAAAATCGAGGTCCACGATCCGGAAGTGCCGCTGGTGGTGATCATGTTTGCCACCGAGGAAGAATACAAAAAGTTCTCGGAATTGCCCGATGGCGTGGTCGCTTTTTACGACACCATCGAAAACCACGTGGTGATGTACGAAAAACCGACGGAAACACCCTTCAAGTGGGAGCTTTATAACCGCCAGGCCATTTCGACGATCTCGCACGAAGGGGCGCATCAGATTCTGCATAATATTGGCGTGCAACAACGACTTTCGCGCTGGCCAATGTGGATTTCTGAAGGAATCGCCGAGTATTACGCTCCGACCGACTTTGGTAAGCGACTCCGTTGGAAGGGGGCCGGAGATATCAATGACATGCGGATGTTCGAATTGGAGTCGTACCTGAAAGCCCGAGATGCAACTCAGGCCGATGGGAAGATGATCGACGACACCGTCGCAGCCCAGCGGCTGACGTCGACTGGGTATGCCTCGGCTTGGGCATTAACCCACTTTCTGGCCAGCCGGCACAAGCTGGAATTCGACAAATTCATGAAGCGAGTCAGCGAAACTCGGCCGATGGAAGGGGCTTTGACAACGGATTCGGAAGGGAAAGTGACAAGTAACCGGGAACTTTTTCAAGAGTTTTTCGGCACGGATCTCGCCGGTTTGGAACGCGAGATGGTTCAGCACTTGAAAGAGCAGCCGTACGACCATCCCCTGAAGGAGTTCCGGCATTTTGTGGCGACGGTAAGAATCAACGTCAATAATCGAGTTTTTGGGACGGCCAACGTGTTTCATAGCCAACAGTTGGCCAACAAGTGGCAGCAAGAACAGATCCGGAAGTTGGATGCTACCCAACAGCAACAAGCCCAGGTCGATATGATCGTTTTACCTAATCGCTCGGCGGCTGAACGTGCCGCTGCGCAATGGCTGCGTTCGATTCACTAG
- a CDS encoding type II secretion system protein: MYQALFKQGRWGFSFLELLAVVAIFGIVAAITVPHVSTTKAFANQRVHEQNIATLNSAVERYYVAEGNWPVTLAELDAEYLPTGVPAVPTEKRLSYSIDNTTHRVVAN; this comes from the coding sequence ATGTACCAGGCTTTATTTAAGCAAGGGCGTTGGGGATTCTCGTTCTTGGAATTATTGGCGGTTGTCGCAATCTTTGGGATTGTTGCGGCAATCACGGTCCCACATGTCAGCACAACCAAAGCGTTTGCCAACCAGCGCGTGCACGAACAAAACATCGCCACGTTAAACTCAGCGGTAGAACGCTATTATGTCGCCGAAGGAAACTGGCCGGTGACGCTCGCCGAGTTGGATGCCGAATACTTGCCCACTGGGGTTCCTGCGGTACCCACCGAAAAGCGTTTGTCCTATTCCATCGATAACACCACGCACCGCGTGGTTGCGAATTAA
- the nadE gene encoding NAD(+) synthase: protein MLNVKVAAAVLNQTPMDWEENTRNILEALEKARAAGASVICLPELCITGYGCEDAFLSAGMRRMAWQKLLELVPATTGLVACFGLPISYRGLVFNVAAIVANGKLLGLVPKRNLAGDGIHYEPRWFKPWPAGKRAYYEEGGLKVPLGDLVFDFGGTMLGLEICEDAWVASRPGSQLAELGVDLILNPSASHFAFHKQAVRRRFVLEGSRAFHAAYVYANLLGNEAGRAIYDGGAMVASAGHLLAEAPRFSFQNCVVTTAVVDIDVNRMNRAKSDAFVLNFDAAKDQVVDAGFALPHCEPDVPTLTPASWEQSEDLKEEEFTRAVALGLFDYLRKSRSRGFVVSMSGGADSAAVTTLCAYMVQFAMQDIGSEQLAKRLAYIDGLTGLVNPSDVNAKLLTCVYQATRNSGDVTLNAAKQVAEAVGADFHRVDVDELVEGYTKLGQQIVGRPLTWERDDIALQNIQARTRSPSVWLVANLKGALLLSTSNRSEAAVGYATMDGDTSGGLCPISGIDKAFLREWLVWMEKVGPDGIGCLPVLKVINAQLPTAELRPADQGQTDEADLMPYPLLDRIERLAIRDKQIAVEVLMHLRQRYPDYSLRELGAYIERFFQLWSRNQWKRERYAPGFHLDDENLDPKTWCRFPILSGGFRVELREMWDKIEELDPQSYEAG, encoded by the coding sequence GTGCTGAACGTTAAAGTTGCTGCGGCGGTTCTCAATCAAACGCCGATGGATTGGGAAGAGAATACCCGCAATATTCTGGAAGCCCTCGAAAAAGCCCGTGCCGCTGGTGCCTCGGTCATTTGCTTACCCGAGTTGTGCATTACCGGTTACGGCTGTGAAGATGCGTTTTTGTCGGCGGGCATGCGGCGAATGGCCTGGCAGAAATTGCTTGAACTGGTCCCGGCGACGACCGGCTTGGTGGCTTGCTTTGGGCTGCCGATTTCTTATCGCGGGCTCGTCTTTAACGTAGCTGCGATTGTCGCGAATGGAAAACTGTTGGGGCTGGTCCCCAAACGGAACCTAGCCGGAGATGGCATCCATTACGAACCCCGCTGGTTCAAGCCGTGGCCTGCCGGCAAACGAGCTTACTATGAAGAAGGAGGCCTGAAGGTTCCCTTAGGCGATCTCGTTTTCGACTTCGGCGGCACGATGTTGGGCTTGGAGATCTGCGAAGATGCCTGGGTGGCGAGCCGTCCTGGCAGCCAACTGGCAGAACTGGGCGTCGATTTGATTCTCAATCCGAGTGCCAGCCATTTCGCGTTTCATAAGCAAGCGGTGCGACGGCGGTTTGTCTTGGAAGGCTCTCGGGCATTCCACGCAGCATACGTTTATGCGAACTTGCTGGGCAACGAAGCAGGCCGAGCGATTTATGACGGCGGGGCCATGGTTGCCTCGGCCGGGCATTTGTTGGCCGAAGCTCCGCGGTTTAGCTTTCAGAATTGCGTGGTGACTACGGCGGTGGTCGATATCGATGTCAATCGAATGAATCGCGCCAAGAGTGACGCGTTTGTGTTGAACTTCGATGCGGCCAAAGATCAGGTGGTGGATGCCGGATTCGCGTTGCCACACTGCGAGCCGGATGTGCCGACGCTGACTCCGGCAAGTTGGGAGCAATCGGAAGACCTCAAAGAGGAAGAATTCACCCGCGCGGTCGCGCTCGGGCTGTTCGACTATTTAAGGAAAAGTCGCTCGCGCGGGTTTGTGGTGTCGATGTCTGGCGGGGCTGATTCCGCAGCGGTAACCACGCTGTGTGCTTACATGGTCCAGTTCGCCATGCAAGATATCGGTAGCGAACAACTTGCCAAACGGCTGGCTTATATCGACGGCCTAACTGGCCTGGTGAATCCCAGCGATGTGAATGCGAAGCTGTTGACGTGTGTGTACCAGGCAACCCGCAACAGCGGTGACGTGACGCTCAATGCCGCCAAGCAAGTTGCCGAAGCAGTCGGGGCTGATTTCCATCGGGTGGATGTCGACGAGTTGGTCGAAGGGTACACCAAGCTAGGACAGCAAATCGTTGGCCGCCCGTTAACTTGGGAACGTGATGATATCGCCCTGCAAAACATCCAAGCCCGCACGCGTTCGCCAAGTGTATGGCTGGTTGCTAACTTGAAAGGGGCTTTGCTTCTTTCAACGAGCAACCGTAGCGAAGCGGCTGTCGGTTATGCGACCATGGATGGCGATACGAGCGGCGGGCTGTGTCCGATTTCTGGGATCGACAAGGCGTTTCTTCGCGAGTGGCTGGTTTGGATGGAAAAAGTGGGACCGGATGGCATTGGCTGCTTGCCGGTGCTTAAAGTGATCAACGCACAGTTGCCGACCGCCGAGCTGCGCCCCGCCGACCAGGGGCAAACGGACGAAGCCGATTTAATGCCGTATCCACTGCTCGACAGAATCGAGCGGCTGGCAATTCGCGACAAGCAGATTGCCGTCGAGGTGTTAATGCACCTGCGACAACGTTACCCTGACTATTCGTTAAGAGAGTTGGGCGCCTACATCGAGCGTTTCTTTCAGCTTTGGAGCCGTAACCAGTGGAAACGCGAACGCTATGCTCCCGGCTTTCATTTAGATGACGAAAACCTCGACCCAAAAACATGGTGCCGCTTTCCGATCCTCTCCGGCGGATTCCGTGTCGAACTCCGCGAAATGTGGGATAAGATCGAGGAACTGGATCCTCAATCGTACGAAGCCGGATAA
- a CDS encoding FKBP-type peptidyl-prolyl cis-trans isomerase: protein MIRSLGAIAMVLVAQAAFAQETKLESPAQQASYAIGRNIANEVANPNVPFDIEALVAGFRDGMSGKESKLTPEQTAAAFQKFEAVVQAHMEKKAADAAKAGQEFLAENAKKEGVKTTKSGLQYQVVKQGTGATPTLEDVVVCDYKGVLLDGTEFDSSYARGKPAEFPVDGVIAGWTEALQMMKVGDKWKLFIPSDLAYGPKGNRSIPANAVLVFDIELLDVKK from the coding sequence ATGATCCGTTCACTAGGCGCCATTGCGATGGTGCTGGTCGCTCAGGCGGCCTTCGCCCAGGAGACAAAATTGGAATCGCCCGCGCAGCAAGCCAGTTACGCAATCGGCCGCAACATTGCGAACGAAGTCGCCAACCCCAATGTTCCCTTTGATATCGAAGCCTTAGTCGCTGGTTTTCGCGACGGCATGTCTGGTAAAGAATCGAAGTTGACGCCAGAACAAACGGCCGCTGCGTTTCAAAAGTTTGAAGCGGTCGTTCAAGCTCACATGGAAAAGAAGGCCGCTGACGCCGCCAAGGCTGGGCAAGAATTCCTGGCTGAAAATGCCAAAAAGGAAGGTGTGAAAACCACCAAGAGCGGCCTGCAATACCAAGTCGTCAAACAAGGCACCGGGGCAACGCCGACGTTGGAAGATGTCGTCGTCTGCGACTACAAGGGTGTCCTGCTCGATGGAACCGAATTTGACAGCTCGTACGCTCGTGGCAAGCCAGCCGAGTTCCCTGTTGACGGAGTGATCGCAGGTTGGACGGAAGCGTTGCAGATGATGAAGGTTGGCGACAAATGGAAGTTGTTCATACCTTCCGACCTCGCTTACGGTCCCAAAGGCAATCGCAGCATTCCTGCCAATGCGGTCCTGGTCTTTGATATCGAACTGCTGGATGTCAAAAAATAA
- a CDS encoding phosphatase PAP2 family protein: MSLHHVEPEMSSSPQQPSCPEQVPPSPASLPQDNQFDGRFFLILSAIFAVCGCLSFFIDSTISRQLAEPPHEFRFIGGDLKKLISLSEVFGHGTGVAMVVLAVFALDLQNRWKVGLLIATAFGAGLMANIAKFIGVARQRPHAFDFSQPIWDSFYQTFPFLHWFSQEELRQAAYQSFPSGHSATAAGLCVGLCYLYPHARWYFLLVTCLACFQRVAFRMHFTSDAFLGAALGMATATLLLMYGRVPQMVGWAERKIRGNTTDS, encoded by the coding sequence ATGAGCCTTCACCACGTTGAACCTGAGATGTCGTCGAGTCCCCAGCAACCGTCTTGCCCCGAGCAAGTTCCCCCCTCCCCTGCCTCGTTGCCGCAAGACAATCAATTCGACGGGCGTTTCTTTTTGATTCTGTCGGCGATTTTTGCCGTCTGCGGGTGCTTGTCGTTCTTCATCGATAGTACGATCAGCCGGCAACTGGCCGAACCTCCCCACGAGTTTCGCTTCATCGGGGGGGATTTGAAGAAGCTCATTTCGTTAAGCGAAGTTTTTGGCCACGGCACCGGCGTCGCCATGGTAGTTCTGGCCGTCTTTGCCCTCGACCTTCAAAATCGCTGGAAAGTTGGCCTCCTAATCGCAACCGCGTTTGGGGCAGGCCTGATGGCGAATATTGCCAAGTTCATCGGCGTCGCTCGTCAACGTCCGCATGCGTTTGATTTCTCGCAGCCGATTTGGGACAGCTTTTATCAAACGTTTCCATTTCTGCATTGGTTTTCTCAGGAAGAACTCCGCCAAGCCGCTTACCAGAGCTTCCCTTCGGGCCATTCGGCAACCGCAGCAGGGCTATGTGTTGGCTTGTGCTATCTCTATCCCCACGCTCGTTGGTACTTTCTGCTGGTGACCTGCCTGGCTTGCTTCCAACGCGTTGCCTTTCGCATGCACTTCACCAGCGATGCTTTCCTCGGTGCGGCCCTGGGCATGGCAACTGCCACGCTTCTGCTGATGTATGGTCGTGTTCCGCAAATGGTAGGCTGGGCAGAAAGAAAAATTAGGGGCAATACAACAGATAGCTAA
- a CDS encoding ArnT family glycosyltransferase, with protein sequence MSSAKGNLGLLIGLSLIVFFTNLGGPKLWDRDEPRNAGCAVEMMEAHDWVVPRFNDELRTHKPALLYWLMISAYSMFGVNEFSARFFSAVLGTFTVLLTYDMGRRLFDRSTGLWAGICLATTLMFTVAARAATPDAPLIFFVALGMWTYVCFSFPAAGEENESATYYPKQWWQVVLLYGVFGLAVLSKGPVGLVLPTAIIGMFLLIVRLPETDPSTTWSQWALSLVRPFLPLHFLKTVWFMRPVLALTACLAVALPWYLWVAARDFRWIEGFFFEHNLNRAVTAFEGHSGPPVYYLLAICVGFFPWSVFFSPLLVDLTRQLKSDSKTRFALIFCCCWVGVWLGAFSVAQTKLPSYVTPLYPGLALLMGCFVARVISRQVALSARWFDMTFGLTTLVGVLMSIGLAVAARVYLPGEYLVPIVGVVLVIGGCLAWWWKSKSDLPKAFGAFATMATLFVVGLFALVAQRVSDHQSIDRLLTKIDQATPGASLCSFGVSEASWVYYAGQPVKFVPEGAEDLEREFSQGGNTIVLTTPEKLEELPGFVRSQLVEVAREPYFLKDYPLIALRPSPELVEVATRKAADSR encoded by the coding sequence ATGTCCTCGGCAAAAGGAAATCTGGGGCTGCTGATTGGCCTCAGTCTGATCGTCTTCTTTACAAACCTCGGTGGTCCCAAGCTTTGGGATCGAGACGAGCCGCGCAATGCTGGCTGCGCCGTCGAAATGATGGAGGCACACGATTGGGTCGTGCCTCGTTTCAACGATGAATTACGAACGCACAAGCCGGCCCTGTTGTATTGGTTGATGATCTCGGCCTATTCGATGTTCGGTGTGAATGAATTCAGTGCCCGCTTCTTTTCCGCAGTATTAGGTACGTTCACGGTTCTGTTGACCTACGATATGGGGCGTCGGCTGTTTGATCGAAGCACCGGGCTTTGGGCTGGCATTTGCCTGGCGACAACGTTGATGTTTACCGTGGCCGCTAGAGCCGCGACCCCAGACGCACCCCTGATTTTCTTTGTCGCGCTGGGAATGTGGACGTACGTCTGCTTTAGTTTTCCTGCTGCTGGGGAAGAAAACGAATCGGCTACTTATTATCCGAAACAATGGTGGCAGGTGGTTTTGCTGTACGGCGTGTTTGGCTTGGCGGTCTTATCTAAGGGACCGGTCGGCTTGGTGCTGCCGACGGCGATCATTGGAATGTTTCTGTTGATCGTGCGTTTGCCAGAAACCGATCCGTCGACCACGTGGAGCCAGTGGGCTTTGTCGCTCGTGCGACCCTTCTTGCCGCTGCATTTTTTGAAGACGGTCTGGTTTATGCGACCAGTCTTGGCGCTGACTGCTTGTTTGGCGGTGGCGTTGCCTTGGTATTTGTGGGTTGCGGCCCGCGATTTTCGCTGGATCGAAGGTTTTTTCTTTGAACACAATCTCAACCGTGCGGTAACCGCATTCGAAGGACATTCTGGGCCACCAGTTTATTACCTGCTGGCGATCTGCGTGGGGTTCTTTCCTTGGTCGGTGTTCTTTTCGCCCCTATTGGTTGATTTGACTCGCCAACTGAAATCCGACTCCAAAACACGTTTCGCGTTGATCTTTTGTTGCTGTTGGGTAGGTGTATGGTTGGGGGCGTTCTCGGTCGCTCAGACCAAGTTGCCTAGCTACGTCACCCCCCTTTACCCTGGCTTGGCTTTGTTGATGGGTTGCTTCGTGGCTCGCGTGATTTCGCGACAAGTGGCTCTTTCTGCTCGCTGGTTCGACATGACGTTTGGGCTAACGACGCTTGTTGGCGTGCTGATGTCCATTGGTCTTGCGGTGGCTGCCAGGGTTTACTTGCCGGGCGAATACTTGGTGCCCATCGTCGGCGTGGTGCTTGTGATTGGCGGCTGTCTGGCTTGGTGGTGGAAGTCGAAGTCTGACCTTCCCAAAGCGTTCGGTGCATTTGCCACGATGGCCACCTTGTTTGTCGTGGGATTGTTCGCGTTGGTTGCTCAGCGAGTTTCCGACCACCAGTCCATCGACCGCTTGCTGACCAAGATAGATCAAGCCACACCAGGAGCCTCGCTATGCTCGTTCGGCGTGAGTGAAGCTAGTTGGGTCTATTATGCCGGCCAGCCGGTGAAGTTTGTGCCAGAGGGAGCAGAAGATTTAGAACGTGAGTTCTCGCAGGGCGGAAACACCATTGTGCTGACGACGCCAGAGAAACTGGAGGAACTACCCGGTTTTGTCCGCAGCCAATTGGTGGAAGTGGCTCGTGAACCCTATTTTCTGAAAGATTATCCTCTGATTGCCTTGCGGCCATCGCCTGAATTAGTGGAAGTCGCCACCCGCAAGGCGGCTGATTCTCGCTAA